A single region of the Pantanalinema sp. genome encodes:
- a CDS encoding PilT/PilU family type 4a pilus ATPase, translating to MPEALLAPTAGPLATLLSRAHAAGAADVHLKAFETPKMVRFGEVLPIDPAAEALGPQEVERLVFSVLPPHSADAFGAELELDASFALEGIARFRLNVYRAGGHLGAVIRIIPDEIRTIEQLGLPPSLKRLVFERQGLVLVTGPTGSGKTTTLAALVDCFNRTRAGHIVTIEDPIEVLHPPKRCVLTQREVGHDTRGFAQAVRAALRQAPNVILIGEMRDRETIEMALKAAETGHLVLSTLHTNDAVQSIRRIVNSFPPHEQEPIRIQLGNALKGTIAQRLVPRCDRPGRVPALDVLVCTATVRDAILKNRLDDLYDLIHNGAYDGMMSMNQSLLHHFRNGVVDFDTALSYSENPAQLLALVRDSLRSIPR from the coding sequence TTGCCCGAAGCCCTCCTTGCGCCCACCGCCGGGCCGCTCGCCACCCTCCTTTCCCGCGCCCACGCCGCGGGGGCCGCCGACGTCCACCTCAAGGCCTTCGAGACGCCCAAGATGGTGCGCTTCGGCGAGGTCCTCCCCATCGACCCCGCCGCCGAGGCCCTCGGCCCGCAAGAAGTCGAGCGCCTGGTCTTCTCGGTGCTTCCGCCCCACTCGGCCGACGCGTTTGGCGCCGAGCTCGAGCTGGACGCGAGCTTCGCGCTCGAGGGGATCGCCCGCTTCCGTCTCAACGTCTACCGCGCCGGCGGCCACCTGGGGGCCGTCATCCGCATCATCCCCGACGAGATCCGCACCATCGAGCAGCTGGGCCTGCCGCCCTCGCTCAAGCGCCTGGTCTTCGAGCGCCAGGGCCTGGTGCTGGTGACCGGCCCCACCGGCTCCGGCAAGACCACCACCCTGGCGGCCCTGGTCGATTGCTTCAACCGCACCCGCGCGGGCCACATCGTGACCATCGAGGACCCGATCGAGGTTCTGCACCCGCCCAAGCGCTGCGTGCTCACCCAGCGCGAGGTCGGGCACGACACCCGGGGCTTCGCGCAGGCCGTCAGGGCCGCCCTGCGCCAGGCCCCCAACGTCATCCTGATCGGCGAGATGCGCGACCGGGAGACCATCGAGATGGCCCTCAAGGCCGCCGAGACGGGCCACCTGGTGCTCTCGACCCTTCACACCAACGACGCGGTGCAGTCGATCCGCCGGATCGTCAACTCCTTCCCCCCGCACGAGCAGGAGCCCATCCGGATCCAGCTCGGCAACGCCCTCAAGGGAACGATCGCCCAGCGCCTCGTCCCGCGCTGCGATCGGCCCGGCCGGGTGCCGGCGCTCGACGTGCTCGTCTGCACGGCCACCGTGCGCGACGCCATCCTCAAGAACCGGCTCGACGACCTCTACGACCTGATCCACAACGGCGCCTACGACGGGATGATGTCCATGAACCAGTCGCTGCTGCACCACTTCAGGAACGGGGTCGTCGACTTCGACACCGCCCTGAGCTACTCGGAGAACCCGGCCCAGCTGCTGGCGCTGGTGCGGGACTCCCTGCGCTCCATCCCGCGCTGA
- a CDS encoding GNAT family N-acetyltransferase, producing MELRTGGDADRAFMREVLAMVALASYPSLGELGRLTLRDRLDALHASYDVPLRRWWIAERQKEAVGGLWAIAGHHPILETPEALIVAVGVVEAARGQGVGRALLTHAREALRAEGYDALRLFVHPENAPARALYASLGFTSSTLELSWR from the coding sequence ATGGAGCTGCGAACCGGAGGCGACGCCGACCGCGCGTTCATGCGCGAGGTCCTCGCCATGGTCGCGCTGGCGAGCTACCCTTCCCTCGGCGAACTCGGCCGGCTCACCCTGCGCGATCGCCTCGACGCCCTGCATGCGAGCTACGACGTCCCGCTCAGGCGCTGGTGGATCGCCGAGCGGCAGAAGGAGGCCGTGGGGGGGCTGTGGGCGATCGCGGGCCATCACCCGATCCTCGAGACGCCCGAGGCCCTGATCGTCGCGGTGGGGGTCGTCGAGGCCGCGCGCGGCCAGGGGGTGGGGCGGGCGCTCTTGACCCACGCCCGCGAAGCGCTGAGGGCCGAGGGCTACGACGCCCTCAGGCTCTTCGTCCACCCCGAGAACGCGCCGGCTCGGGCGCTCTACGCCTCGCTCGGCTTCACTTCGAGCACCCTGGAGCTGAGCTGGCGCTGA
- the rsfS gene encoding ribosome silencing factor: protein MIDSRKLADLAAEAADDKKANAIAMIDVEHVSSITDYFVICSANTGVQIKAIADNIEKKLEEAGHLPLHVEGMQAARWILLDYGVLVVHLMLEQEREFYALEKLWSHGKRVEWTPAPREMQQSV, encoded by the coding sequence TTGATCGACAGCCGCAAACTGGCTGATCTGGCGGCGGAAGCCGCAGATGACAAGAAGGCGAACGCCATCGCCATGATCGATGTGGAGCACGTCTCCAGCATCACCGACTACTTCGTGATCTGCTCGGCCAACACCGGCGTCCAGATCAAGGCCATCGCCGACAACATCGAGAAGAAGCTCGAAGAGGCGGGCCACCTGCCCCTCCACGTCGAGGGCATGCAGGCCGCTCGCTGGATCCTGCTGGACTACGGGGTCCTGGTCGTGCACCTCATGCTCGAGCAGGAGCGCGAGTTCTACGCGCTCGAGAAGCTCTGGAGCCATGGCAAGCGCGTGGAGTGGACGCCCGCTCCGCGCGAGATGCAGCAGAGCGTCTAG
- the yqeK gene encoding bis(5'-nucleosyl)-tetraphosphatase (symmetrical) YqeK translates to MITLNSTIQAYLAETLSAKRVAHILRVAETARELAARHGVDADRAYIAAMLHDVARETPGHRLLDECRKRGVDIMPIDEVNPMPRLHGRLGALLARERFGIDDPEILEAIASHTLGRVGMSPLEMVVFLSDYTEPGREAHNGLEEVREAAHDDLSLATRLAMDYTIRHLVNKRRSLHPQMVEARNWILTRSGEAPQPGGS, encoded by the coding sequence GCCTACCTCGCCGAAACCCTTTCGGCGAAGCGGGTCGCTCATATCCTGCGCGTGGCCGAGACCGCAAGAGAGCTGGCTGCGAGGCACGGGGTGGACGCGGATCGCGCCTACATCGCCGCCATGCTCCACGACGTGGCCCGCGAGACGCCGGGGCACCGGCTGCTCGACGAGTGCCGCAAGCGGGGCGTGGACATCATGCCCATCGACGAGGTCAATCCCATGCCCAGGCTCCACGGCCGCCTGGGGGCGCTCTTGGCCCGCGAGCGCTTCGGGATCGACGACCCCGAGATCCTCGAGGCGATCGCGAGCCACACCCTGGGCCGGGTCGGCATGAGCCCGCTCGAGATGGTCGTCTTCCTCTCCGACTACACCGAACCCGGCCGCGAGGCCCACAACGGGCTCGAGGAGGTGCGCGAGGCCGCTCACGACGACCTCTCGCTAGCCACGCGCCTCGCCATGGATTACACTATTCGACACTTGGTGAACAAACGCCGCTCGCTCCACCCCCAGATGGTGGAGGCGCGCAACTGGATCCTCACCCGCTCCGGCGAGGCTCCGCAACCGGGAGGTTCTTAG